In a genomic window of Nothobranchius furzeri strain GRZ-AD chromosome 14, NfurGRZ-RIMD1, whole genome shotgun sequence:
- the LOC107380855 gene encoding vascular endothelial growth factor C, whose amino-acid sequence MWIPAVLLWMLNTSYLCSGQDYTDYYRAAGMGTEPPKESDDQPSLDAVTSMDQLLQLLYPEYSLLQNCMRKKSWHASSSFSSSSFSTSSASPLVHSGDDMWVQLREEALYKMDTTLEVILEEIHRTSCQPREVCIEVAKEYPESTSQVYIPRCVALHRCGGCCGNEAFYCTNTSYTLVNKTLMELSPPRMDRSVAMVTFINHTSCECLSKRPLHSVIRRAAADHLCSPPDLPCAPGSLWDPVSCMCVSADTVSYSQRETEALDSRLLALCGPNRVLEESSCECVCQNGLTEASCDPGWKLDQNTCECQCEGQGEGRPCPAGQRWDDDLCGCVCAVKCPRNQPLNPETCLCQCRESPQTCLRQGKKFNPKTCSCYRPPCKHTRRACQDGFYYSYHVCQCIPKYMRWN is encoded by the exons CCACCAAAAGAGTCAGATGATCAGCCTAGCTTGGACGCCGTCACCAGCATGGATCAGCTTCTGCAGCTCCTCTACCCAGAATACAGTCTGCTGCAGAACTGCATGAGGAAGAAATCCTGGCACGCCTCCTCTTCCTTCTCTTCTTCATCATTCTCCACCTCATCAGCAAGCCCGTTGGTCCACTCTGGCGATGATATGTGGGTTCAGCTGCGGGAGGAGGCTCTTTACAAAATGGACACGACTTTAGAAG TCATCCTTGAGGAGATCCACCGAACCTCCTGCCAGCCGAGGGAGGTGTGCATTGAGGTGGCCAAAGAGTACCCAGAGTCCACCAGTCAGGTATACATCCCTCGCTGCGTGGCGCTGCATCGCTGTGGTGGTTGCTGCGGCAACGAGGCGTTTTACTGCACCAACACCAGCTACACGCTGGTCAACAAGACG CTGATGGAGCTGTCTCCTCCCAGGATGGACCGCTCGGTTGCCATGGTTACCTTCATCAACCATACCTCATGCGAATGCCTCTCCAAACGGCCGCTTCACTCCGTCATAAGGCGAGCAGCGGCAGATCACCT GTGTTCCCCTCCAGACCTCCCCTGTGCCCCGGGGTCATTGTGGGATCCGGTgagctgtatgtgtgtgtctgcagaCACCGTTAGCTACTCTCAGAGGGAAACAG AGGCGCTGGACTCGAGGCTGCTGGCTCTCTGCGGACCCAACAGGGTTCTGGAGGAATCCAGCTGTGAGTGTGTCTGTCAAAACGGCCTGACGGAAGCCAGCTGTGATCCAGGCTGGAAACTGGACCAGAACACCT GTGAATGCCAGTGTGAAGGGCAAGGTGAGGGACGGCCGTGTCCCGCCGGCCAGCGATGGGACGACGACttatgtggttgtgtgtgtgccgTTAAATGTCCAAGGAATCAGCCCCTGAACCCTGAAACGTGCCTGTGTCAGTGCAGGGAGAGTCCACAGACGTGTCTGCGACAGGGCAAGAAGTTCAACCCCAAAACCTGCAG TTGTTACAGGCCTCCGTGCAAACATACCAGACGAGCGTGCCAAGATGGGTTTTACTACAGCTACCATGTCTGTCAGTGCATCCCCAAATACATGAGGTGGAATTAG
- the LOC107380858 gene encoding microtubule-associated protein futsch, which yields MAEGSSTCDTEGLETQLQSLLSRFSGGQLGVDSEPFCSDFCKVVEEFASRCDAPLPQLRILDVALSYFCRGSAFFSTSGEQVQQTISSLALSIFELLLFFDQKEFCSEPLKEFRITFQECHSVLEKYENVYLLQVERLVRDGGPWASPALQAILSESRLPQLEVERCITSELPAFLELRVRYLLSRRRLAEAMALAKCCVLHLAARQHLFFLQVYLSWLCRTSQHKRLHEEVAGVSGKDAVNIICNLEREETDEVLLSLSAAFLSHQLQRGDVFYLCNLVCVWTNLHGRVNRSKQAFLEECRRLMLSATNVKSIFPFIRAVLQEVGDDGVQFCVELCASALRSRLPCDVITKTCIYKTIAGLLPDDLEVCRACALLVFFCERTVESYKMVYLLYMLPDQEYHVDDSPIGNSVRFETLQVLKKDLFFDPELWSLVALRTNCLKLLSEKVVNAALDEIREDKWISKYCTKAPALSPRASICHKEAAAKRRHQEDRDAASKRLKMGTGKTRLHDHSLRRKGEHGTRPLKEASSTLRRSFWQLDRIHSSLTLRYEDHKRSTKCSEKNLPKRRIKKPRWLLEDSGALEENVPLKMKKNMLKQKRHLRSCVMKRSQTAQIKNAKHKPSVKTLLKARENKKHQNGFSLDCIKPAPPPKVILELSLPDNELMESFSEDTCNRHRGFPQVLLYKPTVKFPDTSLPSKTAHGKEVILRSRDASMFVQQLHCYARRQKGKGNGSSIHVSVSTITRSSVQGIPSRDSQGEVFEKPGSAPHVDKDAGSQASDNVLKHQSPKAGVRKTSSAGECSEKPEIIKVTDSNRTPSPHTSENVLQSKALEDTSAEVEGSVSLKTLSETSQPPVIATGGEHFEEPAVEMKVTIASQSPVVDTTSKASVEEDVSKGQTSAVDENKQTATNEIHPGSSSPSVPVGGDADSVLSNCPDLHLEGVEQELNSVQSQDDGTKNSTEKGVSCMDAMELNVPSNNDSSPVENVLGMCKPSETKSDAGVRDTSPQMVEEPSLKLLDPDPEVDKRIVSDGGTPKESSGERQPKAGPRIRTSSRCSVSEEDISVVIKQEKKGKANIENISRCSVSEEDVSVVIKQEKKGKANIDNIHSDIPEEFLETPPETEETHLDHFCTFCNKDFKGPRVVEHAMLHYRKDECTFCRIIFKDDLLAMMHLSEHIEKLKRIKDPPAGGKAQKHQVTKDASTPKTKAKTPSGHQSKGKLKKTTDSPESSSNDTPLESRALRSSHKQVSGTSLPDKQKPSASAKAASHRLNGHVGLKRDLREKKGHEVSSQGKPARVKNSSLQENQQLESDDSASIQPDKGFNSREDRKKKDSVQNLKKSPKQTVQKKSVEKLCCPVDGCSWFTDLSKNKVTFLYHTLEKHYGDIKPLELAFRVAENKCSICMRVLWSFEHFQHHVERHRLIPRYPCLHQGCTERFKTGNDMRRHTRKHNPLQATCCLPGCPKLFICLWALNLHEKEHYSSKSVKMKNANEQSADNLCKTPVSKNPQTSEDNAEPNAGNSTESVKPTLRLRGQETKDPVTAITGAKKSKPKQKSKSTESHVLNLSEKDISVQPALRHLRLRRTLWNVRKTNKSLDSHRVQKVTPSLKHSSKFKYRLRKMQIGVNKRCSTRRATLLRLNKAAFNEKLATGPKTVKLRTSIRLKEEKNKQQMHGEDKTTEKTSSSKSSASDDKQARTGVAPELRQESSDGKRETGLKRNHHTSDSSKSKNNRNVKVGVIKKAIKLSKKQVIPLPSKQPAKSKAAPQVENTALESSAGDQLVTARENPDSTLNSVLASALESLNQPLTTEEVLEDPKIPVITEKKETSLKSGNATKLKKKLEQTFQENPSEKSKGNISALKRSKSDPKGQDKARGAAGILQGLQRLIKSSLDEKEKRKEEVSHEAPASSLPTDVAEQTRSTDPEESKPKVQDKPKKSKKPDASKKRRLTSKDDSEKPAKKKCKSRDQTSTKKSTKPSSKGQSAAGKADKSSPQKFTIDISSHSQLINKEPTCDDSAFTPSKEVLAEYGKKPHMRLPPTAYLHEKYTTMPKRRKEVLVQRCLVGVPLEPVFMKTIHQRHRCANCFTTFSSTEELQSHLQLQKCSNLFGFDSDDEGKC from the exons gtggtggaggagtttgcctCCCGCTGCGACGCCCCGCTACCCCAGCTCAGGATCCTCGACGTGGCTCTCTCCTACTTTTGTCGAGGCTCCGCCTTTTTCTCCACCAGCGGTGAGCAGGTGCAGCAGACCATCAGCAGCCTGGCTCT GAGTATCTTTGAGCTGCTGCTGTTCTTTGACCAAAAGGAGTTCTGCTCGGAGCCGCTGAAAGAGTTCAGGATCACATTCCAG GAATGTCACTCGGTTCTGGAAAAGTATGAGAATGTGTACTTGCTCCAGGTGGAGCGTTTGGTCCGGGACGGCGGTCCGTGGGCCAGTCCAGCCTTACAGGCCATCCTCAGCGAGTCCAGATTACCTCAGCTTGAAG TGGAGCGCTGCATCACATCGGAGCTGCCGGCGTTCCTGGAGCTCCGTGTGCGTTACCTGTTGTCCCGCCGACGCTTGGCAGAGGCCATGGCCCTGGCTAAATGCTGTGTGCTCCATCTTGCTGCCAGACAGCACCTGTTCTTCCTCCAGGTCTACCTCTCATGGCTCTGTAGAACATCCCAGCACAAACGCCTTCACGAGGAG GTGGCTGGCGTTAGCGGTAAGGACGCCGTAAACATCATCTGCAATCTCGAGCGTGAAGAAACCGACGAGGTGCTTTTGTCCCTCAGCGCTGCCTTCCTGTCTCACCAGCTCCAGAGGGGCGACGTGTTCTACTTGTG caacctggtgtgtgtgtggacgaATCTTCACGGTCGCGTGAACAGATCCAAGCAGGCTTTCCTGGAGGAATGTCGTCGGCTGATGCTTTCTGCCACAAACGTTAAATCCATCTTCCCGTTCATCAGAGCCGTCCTGCAGGAA GTGGGCGATGATGGGGTCCAGTTCTGTGTGGAGCTCTGTGCCAGTGCCCTGCGGTCTCGTCTGccctgtgatgtcatcacaaagACTTGTATCTACAAGACCATCGCCGGCCTGCTGCCCGACGACCTGGAGGTGTGCCGAGCTTGTGCTCTCCTGGTCTTCTTCTGCGAGCGCACGGTTGAGTCCTACAAGATGGTGTACCTCCTGTACATGCTTCCGGATCAGGAATACCACGTGGACGACAGCCCCATCGGGAACAGCGTTCGCTTTGAAACCCTGCAG GTCTTGAAGAAGGATCTGTTTTTTGACCCGGAGCTTTGGAGCCTCGTGGCTTTGCGGACCAACTGTTTAAAGCTGCTGAGTGAGAAGGTGGTCAATGCTGCCCTGGATGAGATCAGGGAGGACAAATGGATCTCCAAGTATTGCACCAAAGCGCCTGCTCTCAGCCCGCGTGCATCCATATGTCATAAAGAAGCTGCAGCTAAAAGGAGACACCAAGAAGACCGAGACGCTGCGTCCAAAAGACTGAAGATGGGCACAGGAAAAACACGCCTGCATGACCATTCCCTGAGGAGGAAAGGAGAGCACGGAACACGACCTTTAAAGGAAGCTTCTTCAACTTTGAGGCGCTCATTTTGGCAGCTGGACAGAATACACAGCAGTTTAACCTTAAGGTATGAAGATCATAAACGGAGTACGAAGTGCTCGGAGAAAAACCTACCAAAGAGGAGAATTAAAAAGCCCAGGTGGCTGCTGGAGGACTCGGGAGCTCTAGAAGAGAATGTTCCTCTGAAGATGAAAAAGAACATGTTGAAACAAAAAAGACATCTTCGATCGTGCGTCATGAAACGATCTCAAACCGCTCAGATCAAGAACGCCAAACACAAACCTTCCGTCAAGACTCTCCTGAAGGCGAGGGAAAACAAAAAGCATCAGAACGGCTTTTCTCTGGACTGCATTAAACCCGCGCCCCCCCCTAAAGTCATCCTGGAGCTTTCTCTGCCAGACAACGAACTGATGGAGTCGTTTTCTGAAGATACGTGCAACAGACATCGGGGGTTCCCCCAAGTGCTTCTTTATAAACCTACAGTCAAATTTCCCGACACATCACTGCCCAGCAAGACGGCACACGGCAAAGAGGTGATTCTGCGATCTCGCGATGCTAGTATGTTTGTGCAACAGCTGCACTGCTACGCTCGACGGCAAAAAGGAAAAGGTAACGGGTCGAGTATTCATGTGTCCGTGTCAACAATCACACGCTCATCGGTGCAGGGAATTCCATCCAGGGATTCACAAGGAGAAGTTTTTGAGAAGCCTGGTTCTGCCCCTCATGTAGACAAGGATGCTGGATCTCAGGCTTCTGACAATGTCCTTAAACATCAAAGTCCAAAGGCAGGAGTGAGAAAAACCTCTTCAGCCGGAGAGTGCTCTGAAAAGCCCGAAATAATCAAAGTTACTGATTCTAATAGGACACCCTCACCTCACACCTCAGAAAATGTTCTCCAAAGCAAGGCCTTGGAAGACACATCTGCTGAGGTGGAAGGCTCAGTGTCTTTAAAGACTTTATCAGAGACCTCACAACCTCCCGTCATTGCTACAGGAGGAGAGCACTTTGAGGAGCCAGCCGTGGAAATGAAGGTCACTATTGCCTCACAATCTCCAGTTGTAGACACAACATCCAAAGCCTCAGTGGAAGAAGATGTGTCTAAAGGCCAAACTTCTGCAGTAGATGAGAATAAGCAGACGGCTACTAATGAGATCCATCCAGGATCCAGTAGTCCCAGTGTTCCAGTGGGTGGAGATGCTGATTCTGTGTTGTCAAACTGTCCAGATCTTCATCTTGAAGGTGTGGAGCAAGAATTAAATTCTGTGCAATCTCAAGATGATGGCACCAAGAACTCCACGGAAAAGGGTGTTTCCTGTATGGATGCCATGGAGTTAAACGTGCCTTCTAACAACGACAGCAGCCCTGTGGAAAACGTGCTTGGTATGTGTAAACCGTCTGAAACGAAGAGCGATGCTGGAGTAAGGGACACTTCACCTCAGATGGTTGAGGAACCTTCACTAAAGCTGCTTGATCCAGATCCAGAAGTAGACAAACGTATCGTTTCAGACGGCGGTACGCCCAAAGAGTCTAGTGGTGAACGTCAACCTAAAGCAGGTCCGAGAATCAGAACTAGCTCTAGATGCTCGGTGTCAGAAGAAGATATTTCAGTTGTTATCAAGCAAGAGAAAAAAGGGAAAGCAAACATAGAGAATATTTCTAGATGCTCGGTGTCAGAAGAAGATGTTTCAGTTGTTATCAAGCAAGAGAAAAAAGGGAAAGCAAACATAGACAATATTCATTCAGACATACCCGAAGAGTTTCTGGAGACGCCTCCAGAAACGGAAGAAACCCACCTGGATCACTTCTGTACTTTCTGCAATAAAGACTTTAAGGGGCCTCGTGTTGTAGAGCATGCTATGCTCCATTACCGCAAAGACGAGTGCACTTTCTGTAGGATTATCTTCAAAGACGACCTGTTGGCCATGATGCACCTGTCTGAACATATAGAAAAGCTAAAGAGAATCAAAGATCCTCCAGCTGGTGGCAAAGCTCAGAAACACCAGGTCACCAAAGATGCCTCCACCCCTAAAACCAAAGCAAAGACTCCGTCTGGACATCAGAGTAAAGGGAAGCTGAAGAAAACCACCGACAGCCCTGAAAGCAGTTCCAATGATACTCCGTTGGAATCCAGAGCATTACGATCTAGTCACAAACAAGTCAGCGGTACATCGTTACCAGACAAGCAGAAACCATCAGCGAGCGCTAAAGCAGCCAGTCACAGGTTAAACGGACATGTTGGGCTGAAACGAGACTTAAGGGAAAAGAAGGGACATGAAGTGAGCTCTCAAGGAAAGCCTGCTAGAGTAAAAAACTCAAGCCTTCAAGAAAACCAACAGCTTGAGTCGGACGATTCTGCATCCATTCAGCCGGACAAAGGCTTCAACTCCAGAGAGgacagaaagaaaaaagattcAGTCCAGAATCTGAAAAAGTCCCCAAAACAAACGGTTCAAAAGAAAAGTGTGGAAAAACTCTGCTGTCCTGTGGATGGATGCTCCTGGTTTACAGACCTCTCCAAGAACAAGGTCACCTTCCTGTACCACACTCTTGAGAAGCATTACGGAGACATCAAACCTCTGGAGCTGGCGTTCCGAGTTGCTGAGAACAAGTGCAGCATTTGCATGAGggttttatggagttttgaacacTTTCAGCATCACGTGGAAAGACACAGActcattccccgttacccgtgtctCCATCAGGGTTGTACGGAAAGGTTCAAAACTGGAAATGACATGAGGCGCCACACCAGAAAGCACAATCCACTGCAAGCAACGTGCTGCCTCCCCGGGTGCCCCAAACTTTTTATTTGTCTTTGGGCTCTGAACCTTCATGAAAAAGAGCATTATTCCTCCAAGTCGGTCAAAATGAAGAATGCAAATGAACAATCGGCTGATAACCTCTGTAAAACACCAGTTAGCAAGAATCCTCAGACTTCAGAGGATAACGCTGAACCCAATGCTGGAAATAGTACAGAGAGCGTAAAACCTACTCTTAGGTTAAGGGGACAGGAAACAAAAGATCCGGTTACTGCTATCACAGGAGCTAAGAAAAGCAAACCAAAGCAGAAAAGCAAGAGCACAGAGTCACACGTGTTAAATCTCTCAGAAAAGGACATTTCTGTGCAACCCGCCCTCCGCCATCTCAGATTAAGACGAACCTTATGGAACGTCAGAAAAACGAACAAGAGCCTGGATTCTCACAGAGTCCAAAAAGTCACACCATCGTTAAAACACAGTAGCAAATTTAAGTATAGATTAAGGAAAATGCAGATCGGTGTGAACAAAAGATGTTCTACAAGAAGAGCAACACTTCTCAGGCTAAATAAAGCAGCTTTCAATGAAAAGCTCGCTACCGGTCCAAAAACAGTCAAGTTAAGAACCAGCATCAGGCTGAAAGAAGAAAAGAACAAGCAGCAGATGCACGGTGAAGACAAAACTACGGAGAAGACAAGTTCTTCAAAGTCCTCCGCATCAGACGACAAGCAAGCAAGGACTGGAGTTGCCCCTGAACTCAGACAGGAGTCTAGTGATGGCAAACGGGAAACAGGTCTCAAGAGGAACCATCACACTTCTGATTCCAGCAAGTCCAAAAATAACAGGAATGTAAAAGTCGGAGTCATCAAAAAGGCCATTAAACTGAGTAAAAAACAAGTCATCCCGTTACCCTCGAAACAGCCAGCCAAGTCCAAAGCTGCCCCACAGGTAGAAAACACAGCTCTGGAAAGTTCTGCTGGTGACCAGCTGGTAACGGCGAGGGAGAACCCAGATTCAACTCTAAACTCGGTGCTTGCTTCAGCACTGGAAAGTTTAAACCAACCTTTAACCACAGAGGAAGTTCTGGAGGACCCAAAGATCCCAGTTATCACAGAGAAGAAAGAGACCTCCTTAAAATCGGGAAATGCAACAAAGCTGAAGAAAAAACTGGAACAAACGTTTCAAGAAAACCCGTCAGAAAAAAGTAAAGGCAACATTTCTGCCTTGAAAAGGTCAAAATCTGACCCCAAAGGCCAGGATAAGGCTAGAGGAGCAGCGGGGATATTACAGGGTCTGCAGAGGTTAATAAAGAGCAGCCTTGATGAGAAGGAGAAGAGAAAAGAGGAGGTCTCTCATGAAGCACCTGCTTCGTCCTTACCTACTGATGTGGCAGAGCAGACCCGTTCCACAGACCCAGAAGAGAGCAAACCCAAGGTACAGGACAAACCTAAGAAATCAAAAAAGCCTGATGCTAGCAAGAAGCGCAGGTTAACCAGTAAAGATGATTCCGAAAAACCTGCCAAGAAAAAGTGCAAAAGTCGTGATCAGACATCGACGAAAAAGTCTACAAAGCCTTCTTCTAAAGGTCAGTCAGCAGCTGGCAAGGCAGACAAAAGCTCCCCTCAAAAATTTACTATTGACATTTCTAGTCACTCTCAGCTTATTAACAAAGAACCAACATGTGATGACTCAGCATTTACGCCATCTAAGGAAGTTCTCGCCGAGTACGGCAAGAAGCCACACATGCGTCTGCCACCAACGGCATACCTGCATGAGAAGTACACCACCATGCCAAAGCGGAGGAAGGAAGTGCTGGTCCAACGCTGTCTTGTTGGTGTTCCTCTTGAACcagtctttatgaaaaccattcaTCAGAGACATCGGTGTGCCAACTGCTTCACCACTTTCAGCAGCACCGAGGAGTTACAGAGTCACCTTCAGCTGCAGAAGTGCTCCAACTTGTTTGGGTTCGACTCGGACGATGAGG GTAAATGTTGA